The following are from one region of the Candidatus Eisenbacteria bacterium genome:
- a CDS encoding class I SAM-dependent methyltransferase produces MKPPAERKIQSPAPPLYQSPDIYDVAFGWDMGLELDFIESCLARHVPGPVERILEPACGTGRILAAFAQRGYEVAGYDLRPEMVAYAAAKVAPYGGRVMRGDMATFRPPGRFDAAINLVNSIGYLLDDAPVASHFERIAGALRPGGVYLVQFSYGGEPPEQSVFGPWSNARGGLETTLTWSVLREDPASRRSYQHCRISARRGTESRVIEESHVLRYWTQEEFDRILERSPFELAAVYFDRFEEHPLEEPRAGADGNLYHVLRRRDA; encoded by the coding sequence ATGAAACCGCCCGCCGAAAGAAAAATCCAGAGTCCCGCGCCGCCCCTCTACCAGAGCCCCGACATCTACGATGTCGCATTCGGCTGGGATATGGGACTGGAGCTGGATTTCATCGAATCCTGCCTCGCGCGGCATGTCCCCGGTCCGGTGGAAAGGATCCTGGAGCCCGCCTGCGGGACGGGCCGGATTCTCGCCGCGTTCGCGCAGCGGGGCTACGAGGTGGCGGGCTACGACCTGCGCCCGGAGATGGTGGCTTACGCGGCGGCCAAAGTCGCTCCTTACGGCGGGCGGGTGATGCGCGGCGACATGGCGACGTTCCGGCCACCCGGCCGCTTCGATGCGGCGATCAACCTGGTCAATTCGATTGGTTACCTTCTCGACGACGCTCCGGTCGCGTCGCACTTCGAGCGGATCGCCGGAGCCCTTCGCCCCGGCGGCGTCTACCTGGTCCAGTTCAGCTACGGGGGCGAGCCGCCGGAGCAGAGCGTGTTCGGCCCCTGGTCGAACGCGCGCGGCGGCCTGGAAACGACGCTCACCTGGAGCGTCCTTCGCGAGGATCCCGCGTCGCGGCGGTCCTACCAGCATTGTAGGATCAGCGCCCGGCGGGGAACGGAGAGCCGGGTCATCGAGGAATCGCACGTGCTCCGGTATTGGACGCAGGAGGAATTCGACCGAATCCTGGAGCGGAGCCCCTTCGAGCTGGCCGCGGTCTACTTCGACCGCTTCGAGGAGCATCCTCTCGAGGAGCCGCGCGCGGGAGCGGACGGCAATCTGTATCACGTGCTGCGCCGGCGCGACGCGTGA